The Verrucomicrobiota bacterium genome window below encodes:
- a CDS encoding UDP-N-acetylglucosamine diphosphorylase, producing MKASDLFDLLPDHPFSDWFPLDEAPWKWLPRIKEVLKSVESRLPENIPSGFHIEGPVFFEGNAKLPPFGAITGPAWIGDGCELRPGVFVRGNVIAGRECVLGNSCEYKNCLLLDKVQTPHYNYIGDSVLGHHAHLGAGAILSNLRFDQKSVTARTPEGSVESGLRKFGAILADGAEAGCNVVLQPGTILDRNSAVAPGLAYGGFLEAEKIAYWKPSLHRVHRKVLER from the coding sequence ATGAAAGCTTCCGACCTGTTCGACCTCTTACCGGATCATCCTTTTTCGGACTGGTTCCCACTCGACGAGGCACCTTGGAAGTGGCTACCGAGAATCAAAGAGGTTCTCAAAAGTGTAGAGAGCCGACTTCCGGAGAACATCCCCTCCGGGTTTCATATAGAGGGTCCGGTATTCTTCGAAGGAAATGCAAAACTGCCCCCTTTTGGAGCCATCACGGGACCTGCGTGGATTGGAGATGGGTGCGAACTCCGTCCAGGAGTATTCGTTCGTGGAAACGTAATCGCCGGGCGCGAGTGTGTCTTGGGCAATTCCTGTGAATACAAGAACTGTCTCCTCCTAGACAAAGTCCAGACCCCTCATTACAACTACATTGGAGACTCCGTTTTAGGTCATCATGCCCATCTCGGCGCAGGAGCAATCCTTTCAAACCTCAGGTTTGACCAGAAATCGGTTACCGCTCGGACTCCCGAAGGATCGGTGGAAAGCGGACTACGCAAGTTCGGAGCTATTCTTGCCGACGGAGCCGAGGCGGGATGCAACGTGGTGCTGCAACCTGGAACCATCCTGGACCGGAACTCCGCTGTAGCACCCGGGCTTGCCTATGGAGGATTTCTCGAAGCGGAAAAGATCGCCTACTGGAAGCCAAGTCTTCATCGAGTCCACCGCAAGGTTTTGGAGCGGTAG